A single window of Microbispora hainanensis DNA harbors:
- a CDS encoding HAMP domain-containing sensor histidine kinase, translating into MSTDPIKPTKISRPTGSAGRTEAAAESAESAEPSAPAAPVTHAEATRSAEPAAPAEPTESVAPAEPTRSAEPADIPAPARSTRFGGPADSAVLAGARRTARKGWRMSPDTQHTPSEPRRTPRIRASLHLLSLLDPRSLRWKIAALAAVASCAVAVAVGVLVHTTTYEWSLNTGRSEAFQAVIRTASGTPGEDPPDSAIEDPAELPPELLRQVTPRKPATWHDDSEVATWYDDTKPDEPWMWAAVRKGGRVLAVKVDMGAERRSLQALDRHIVMATLAVLAIVVPLTALIAELPNRRLRRVAGTARRIAGGDLDARIGAEGRTRDEIGEISAAVDSMASALQERLLAEQRFTADVAHELRTPLMGLITSAELLPEGEITELVRDRVGVLRGLVEDLLEISRLDAGAERADHVPVPLGGVVEESVRRTGLPAQVEVIGDPVADTDPRRLDRIIANLVVNAHRHGRAPVEVTVRGTTIVVRDHGPGFPGTLLAEGPRRFRTGAAERGRGHGLGLTIALGQAQVIGAALDFANAPDGGAVATIRLDAGTHD; encoded by the coding sequence GTGAGCACCGATCCCATCAAACCCACCAAGATCTCCCGACCGACCGGGTCCGCCGGGCGCACCGAGGCCGCCGCCGAATCCGCCGAGTCCGCGGAGCCCTCCGCGCCCGCCGCCCCTGTCACGCACGCCGAGGCCACTCGCTCCGCGGAGCCCGCCGCGCCGGCCGAGCCCACCGAGTCCGTCGCGCCCGCCGAGCCCACTCGCTCCGCGGAGCCCGCCGACATCCCTGCGCCCGCCAGGTCCACCCGGTTCGGAGGGCCGGCCGATTCCGCCGTGCTCGCGGGAGCACGCCGTACGGCGCGGAAGGGGTGGCGGATGTCGCCGGACACCCAGCACACCCCGTCGGAGCCCAGACGCACGCCGCGCATCCGGGCGTCACTGCACCTCCTGTCGCTCCTGGACCCCCGGTCGCTCCGCTGGAAGATCGCCGCGCTGGCGGCCGTGGCCTCCTGCGCGGTCGCCGTGGCGGTCGGGGTTCTGGTGCACACCACGACGTACGAATGGTCGCTGAACACGGGCAGGTCCGAGGCGTTCCAGGCTGTCATCCGCACGGCGAGCGGCACCCCTGGCGAGGACCCGCCGGACAGCGCGATCGAGGACCCGGCCGAGCTTCCGCCGGAACTGCTGCGGCAGGTGACACCCCGGAAACCCGCCACCTGGCATGACGACTCGGAAGTCGCCACCTGGTATGACGACACGAAACCCGACGAGCCATGGATGTGGGCGGCCGTCCGCAAAGGCGGCCGCGTGCTGGCCGTCAAGGTGGACATGGGCGCCGAGCGGCGCAGCCTCCAGGCCCTCGACCGGCACATCGTCATGGCCACGCTGGCAGTGCTCGCGATCGTGGTGCCCCTCACGGCGCTGATCGCCGAGCTGCCGAACCGGCGTCTGCGGCGCGTGGCGGGAACGGCCCGGCGCATCGCGGGCGGAGACCTCGACGCCAGGATCGGGGCGGAGGGCCGGACCCGCGACGAGATCGGCGAGATCTCGGCGGCGGTCGACTCGATGGCGAGCGCGCTGCAGGAGCGGTTGCTCGCCGAGCAGCGCTTCACCGCGGATGTGGCCCACGAGCTGCGCACCCCGCTGATGGGTCTGATCACCTCGGCGGAGCTGCTCCCGGAGGGGGAGATCACCGAGCTGGTACGCGACCGGGTCGGGGTGCTGCGCGGGCTCGTCGAGGACCTGCTGGAGATCTCGCGCCTGGACGCGGGCGCGGAGCGGGCCGACCACGTGCCGGTGCCGCTGGGCGGGGTCGTCGAGGAGTCCGTACGCCGGACCGGGCTCCCGGCCCAGGTGGAGGTGATCGGCGATCCCGTGGCCGACACCGACCCGCGCCGTCTCGACAGGATCATCGCCAACCTGGTCGTCAACGCGCACCGCCACGGGCGGGCTCCGGTCGAGGTCACCGTGCGCGGCACGACGATCGTCGTACGCGACCACGGGCCGGGGTTCCCCGGCACGCTGCTGGCGGAAGGGCCGCGGCGCTTCCGTACGGGCGCGGCGGAACGCGGCAGGGGCCACGGCCTCGGTCTGACCATCGCCCTCGGCCAGGCCCAGGTGATCGGCGCGGCCCTCGACTTCGCCAACGCCCCGGACGGCGGCGCGGTCGCCACCATTCGCCTCGACGCCGGCACCCACGACTGA
- a CDS encoding response regulator transcription factor, producing the protein MDIKGGPQAPVTVLLVEDDEVIRKTVGMALERYGYAVSTAGDGLTGLELAREGRHDLLLLDVMLPGLDGIGLCRAVRETSLVPILMMSARGDSLDVVSGLEAGADDYVVKPVDTGVLVARIRSLLRRATFTPDRALDHGPGRAFDHGPDRAPDRAGDRGAGRGLGRGFGGEPERGPSSGPSAEPSAGHGPDDPPRSASGGAGDLVFGDLTIDTDGLEVRLAGEPVALAPTELRLLLEFAAHPGIVLDRQTLLRNVWDYGWDGDSRVVDLCVQRLRKKIGADRIETVRGFGYKLRR; encoded by the coding sequence TTGGACATCAAGGGCGGGCCGCAGGCCCCTGTCACCGTGCTGCTCGTCGAGGACGACGAGGTGATCCGCAAGACGGTCGGGATGGCTCTGGAACGCTACGGCTACGCGGTGTCCACGGCCGGCGACGGCCTCACCGGCCTGGAGCTCGCCCGGGAGGGGCGGCACGACCTGCTGTTGCTGGACGTGATGCTGCCGGGCCTGGACGGCATCGGCCTGTGCCGCGCGGTCAGGGAGACCAGCCTGGTCCCGATCCTGATGATGTCCGCGCGCGGTGACTCGCTCGACGTGGTGTCGGGCCTGGAGGCGGGGGCGGACGACTACGTCGTCAAGCCGGTCGACACCGGCGTGCTGGTGGCCCGGATCCGCTCGTTGCTGCGCCGGGCCACGTTCACCCCCGATCGTGCCCTCGATCACGGGCCCGGTCGAGCGTTCGATCATGGGCCCGATCGCGCTCCCGATCGTGCTGGTGATCGAGGGGCCGGTCGCGGTCTCGGTCGCGGCTTTGGCGGCGAGCCCGAGCGCGGGCCCTCTTCCGGGCCCTCCGCCGAGCCTTCTGCCGGGCATGGGCCGGATGATCCCCCGCGGTCCGCGTCCGGCGGGGCAGGCGACCTCGTCTTCGGCGACCTGACCATCGATACCGACGGCCTCGAAGTGCGCCTGGCCGGCGAGCCGGTCGCGCTCGCCCCCACCGAGCTGCGGCTGCTGCTGGAGTTCGCGGCGCATCCGGGGATCGTGCTGGACCGCCAGACGCTGCTGCGCAACGTCTGGGACTACGGCTGGGACGGCGACAGCCGCGTCGTGGACCTGTGCGTGCAGCGGCTGCGCAAGAAGATCGGCGCCGACAGGATCGAGACCGTTCGCGGTTTCGGCTACAAGCTGCGGCGCTGA
- a CDS encoding D-alanyl-D-alanine carboxypeptidase family protein, whose product MGEANTTDGGLAAGIDLPWPEDGQTSVMVEGLGDLGGKGEREPVPIASVTKVMTAYVILKEHPLKGAATGPVIEVDRQAADESSSREESSAPVREGQRFSERQMLELMLIPSGNNIARLLARWDAGSQEAFVVKMNRAAARLGMTHTTYTGASGIEPTTVSTAADQLRLARQVMKNPVLRSIVAKREVTIPGVPGTIVNTNTLLGRSGVIGLKTGSTTPAGGALMWAAEAEAAGRTWLVLGVVLHQSAGSPPATGLQAALDRSRTLIDGVRASLDSLIAARAANEQDR is encoded by the coding sequence ATGGGCGAAGCGAACACGACGGACGGGGGCCTCGCGGCCGGGATCGACCTGCCGTGGCCCGAGGACGGCCAGACGAGCGTCATGGTCGAGGGCCTCGGTGATCTCGGCGGCAAGGGGGAGCGGGAGCCGGTGCCGATCGCGAGCGTCACCAAGGTGATGACGGCGTACGTGATCCTCAAGGAGCATCCGCTGAAGGGCGCCGCCACCGGGCCGGTCATCGAGGTCGACAGGCAGGCCGCGGACGAGTCGTCGTCCCGGGAGGAGTCGAGCGCGCCGGTCAGGGAAGGCCAGAGGTTCAGCGAACGTCAGATGCTCGAACTGATGCTGATCCCTTCGGGCAACAACATCGCCCGCCTGCTCGCCCGATGGGACGCCGGGAGTCAGGAGGCGTTCGTGGTGAAGATGAACCGGGCCGCCGCCCGGCTCGGCATGACCCACACCACCTACACCGGCGCCAGCGGCATCGAGCCGACGACCGTGAGCACCGCCGCGGACCAGCTCAGGCTGGCCCGGCAGGTGATGAAGAACCCGGTGCTCCGCTCGATCGTCGCCAAGCGCGAGGTCACGATCCCCGGGGTGCCCGGCACGATCGTCAACACCAACACGCTGCTGGGCAGGTCGGGCGTGATCGGCCTCAAGACCGGTTCCACCACGCCGGCCGGGGGTGCGCTGATGTGGGCGGCCGAGGCCGAGGCCGCCGGCCGTACGTGGCTGGTCCTCGGCGTCGTCCTGCACCAGAGCGCCGGCTCGCCTCCCGCGACCGGCCTGCAGGCCGCACTCGACCGCAGCCGGACACTGATCGACGGGGTCCGCGCGTCGCTCGATTCGCTGATCGCGGCGCGGGCCGCGAACGAGCAGGACAGATGA